Proteins encoded within one genomic window of Alcanivorax sp. REN37:
- a CDS encoding enoyl-CoA hydratase/isomerase family protein → MSDVVVFEQLATAGDAFIGIARLNAPKSLNALSQEMIDLLLPQLRAWAADPKLAAVWLEGEGERALCAGGDIVKMYESMQPVGERNHFIEHYFATEYELDYLLHSFPKPVLCWAEGVVMGGGMGLMQGASMRLVTATSRLAMPEITIGLYPDVGGSWFLNRTPGHTGLFAGLTGVHLNAADALFMGLADHFIGVDREQVKAALSALPLSGDDDADAQHLHDALVALRGDAPASPVREQFDAINAACEAPTLQRVLDNILAQAERDKWWSRAAGTLSKGCPMTTHLVWEQLRRTRHLSLAEAFRFEWVMSVQCAMHGDFREGVRALLIEKDGAPKFRHHTAAEVTAEDVAAMMVMPAPQHPLADL, encoded by the coding sequence ATGTCTGACGTCGTAGTATTTGAGCAGCTTGCCACCGCCGGCGATGCTTTCATCGGTATCGCCCGCCTCAACGCGCCCAAGTCCCTCAATGCGCTCAGCCAAGAGATGATCGACCTGCTGCTGCCGCAACTGCGGGCCTGGGCGGCCGATCCGAAACTGGCGGCGGTGTGGCTGGAAGGAGAAGGCGAGCGGGCGCTGTGTGCCGGCGGTGACATCGTCAAGATGTACGAGAGCATGCAGCCGGTGGGGGAGCGCAACCACTTCATCGAGCATTACTTTGCCACCGAGTACGAACTCGATTACCTGCTGCACAGCTTCCCCAAGCCGGTGCTGTGCTGGGCCGAGGGCGTGGTCATGGGCGGCGGCATGGGCCTGATGCAGGGCGCCTCCATGCGCTTGGTCACCGCCACCTCGCGGCTGGCGATGCCGGAAATCACCATTGGCCTGTATCCCGATGTGGGCGGCAGCTGGTTCCTCAACCGCACGCCGGGCCACACCGGATTGTTCGCGGGGCTGACCGGCGTCCACCTGAACGCTGCGGATGCACTGTTCATGGGGCTGGCGGATCACTTCATCGGCGTTGACCGTGAACAGGTGAAAGCGGCGCTGTCGGCGTTGCCGCTGTCCGGCGATGACGATGCGGATGCCCAGCATCTGCATGACGCCTTGGTGGCACTGCGCGGTGATGCACCGGCCTCTCCGGTGCGTGAGCAGTTCGATGCCATCAACGCCGCATGCGAGGCGCCGACGCTGCAACGGGTGTTGGACAACATCCTGGCCCAGGCCGAGCGCGACAAATGGTGGAGCCGCGCCGCCGGCACCCTGTCCAAGGGCTGCCCGATGACCACCCATTTGGTGTGGGAGCAACTGCGCCGTACCCGCCATCTGTCGTTGGCAGAGGCGTTCCGGTTCGAGTGGGTGATGTCGGTGCAGTGCGCCATGCACGGCGATTTCCGTGAAGGGGTGCGGGCATTGCTGATCGAGAAAGACGGCGCGCCGAAGTTCCGTCACCACACCGCAGCGGAAGTCACCGCTGAGGATGTGGCGGCGATGATGGTGATGCCGGCACCGCAGCACCCGCTGGCTGACCTCTAA